Proteins from a single region of Candidatus Babeliales bacterium:
- a CDS encoding recombinase family protein, with protein MSTEEQKEMGHSLPAQVACLEKYCQSKGFVIIKSCSFDESAYKSQRDEFDTILDFVLEQKDKIAVCFDKVDRLTRDNLIDG; from the coding sequence ATCAGTACAGAAGAACAAAAAGAAATGGGGCATTCGCTTCCCGCTCAAGTAGCTTGTCTTGAAAAATATTGTCAGAGCAAAGGCTTTGTCATAATCAAAAGTTGTAGCTTTGATGAAAGCGCTTATAAAAGCCAACGCGATGAATTCGATACTATTCTTGATTTTGTACTCGAACAAAAAGATAAAATCGCAGTTTGCTTTGATAAAGTAGACCGTCTTACACGCGACAATTTGATAGACGGATAG
- a CDS encoding zinc ribbon domain-containing protein, which translates to MEIKGKMFPHCYPPLISKALFDQVQKSETGFNKSNKYKYAGLPFMYRGLLRCGDCGLAITPERHKGYYHCTQYNGKHGAKWLREEEITEQIGKVFQQIQLPPEIFQEITNTLNKVHQDKIEFHNKHFDKLTAEQKSITKMMDNLYLDKLKGEINDEKYNRFHTSLRSQMDDVTTRLSRLQEAEDNYYIITKYVLELSKKADGLFKSSEVEKKRQLIKLVLSNLRIEGDKVLYDAQKPFDLLLKNADCVSWRP; encoded by the coding sequence ATGGAAATTAAAGGGAAAATGTTTCCCCACTGTTACCCTCCGTTAATCTCAAAAGCCTTATTTGATCAAGTCCAAAAAAGTGAAACTGGTTTTAATAAGAGCAACAAATATAAATATGCAGGACTTCCATTTATGTATAGAGGATTATTGCGTTGTGGAGATTGCGGCTTAGCAATAACACCAGAAAGACACAAAGGCTATTATCACTGTACTCAATACAATGGGAAGCATGGGGCTAAATGGCTGCGAGAAGAAGAAATCACAGAGCAAATTGGAAAAGTATTTCAACAGATACAACTACCTCCTGAAATTTTTCAGGAAATAACCAACACATTGAATAAGGTCCATCAGGACAAAATTGAGTTTCATAATAAACACTTTGATAAACTTACCGCTGAGCAAAAATCTATCACCAAGATGATGGATAACTTGTATTTAGACAAACTGAAGGGAGAAATTAACGATGAAAAATATAACAGATTTCATACTTCCTTGCGTAGCCAGATGGATGATGTTACTACGCGTTTGAGTCGTTTACAAGAAGCTGAAGATAACTACTATATAATTACCAAATATGTCCTGGAATTATCTAAGAAAGCTGATGGCTTATTTAAAAGTTCAGAAGTTGAGAAAAAACGCCAATTAATCAAACTGGTACTTTCGAACTTACGAATTGAAGGCGATAAAGTGCTCTACGACGCACAAAAGCCTTTTGATTTGTTATTGAAAAACGCTGATTGTGTAAGCTGGCGTCCCTAA
- the mgtE gene encoding magnesium transporter, whose translation MIDDTKELIRQLQQNIQDVIKQETPTGKQLWQQLLEMHPADIEIFFSFINRDEIQQLFEKFPNDLQLAVFGELSDSMKVFVLSFLDDRDKAAILSKTPIDELTDLFDPLSDQELKKYLILLSTQDRQKVLSLLKFDPESAGGIMDTDVLTLMQNFTVEKSIQILQRLQPRRDLHQQIYVTNQDNILVGQIRLEDLVLKSPQTRLSSFLRKNELIVTVDEDREQVAKKMIHYNLMTVPVVGEQNYFLGVISSDTLVDIIEQEASEDVYRISAMTPIKYPYFETSFFRILYERSYILIILLLAQSLSSMIIKRYEVTLAGFLMYFITMLISTGGNSSSQTSAVVIQGVASGQITPGNIFKFLRREFFMAILMAIILGVFSFIRVYLTYGDLLGSFAVSLSLAIIVLVSVLLGSGIPLLLKKINIDPAYAAGPFLATIMDILGLLIYCYISKLILF comes from the coding sequence ATGATAGATGATACCAAAGAGTTGATTAGGCAACTTCAGCAAAATATTCAAGATGTTATAAAGCAGGAAACACCAACGGGCAAGCAGTTGTGGCAACAGTTGCTCGAGATGCATCCTGCAGATATTGAGATTTTCTTTTCCTTTATTAATCGTGACGAAATACAGCAACTTTTTGAAAAATTTCCGAATGATTTACAGCTTGCGGTATTTGGAGAACTTTCGGATTCAATGAAAGTTTTTGTGCTTTCTTTTTTGGATGATCGGGATAAAGCAGCAATTTTAAGTAAAACTCCTATTGATGAGTTAACCGATTTATTTGATCCTTTATCAGATCAAGAATTAAAAAAATATCTTATTTTATTAAGTACGCAAGATCGGCAAAAGGTTCTTTCATTATTAAAATTTGATCCCGAATCTGCTGGCGGTATCATGGATACCGATGTATTAACGCTCATGCAGAATTTCACGGTGGAAAAAAGTATTCAAATTTTACAGCGCTTGCAACCACGGCGTGATTTACATCAGCAAATTTATGTAACCAATCAAGATAACATTTTGGTTGGGCAGATCAGACTAGAAGACTTAGTCTTAAAATCTCCACAAACTCGACTTTCATCATTTTTAAGAAAAAATGAATTAATAGTTACGGTAGATGAAGACCGTGAGCAAGTGGCAAAAAAGATGATTCATTACAATTTGATGACGGTTCCTGTTGTCGGTGAACAGAATTATTTTTTAGGGGTAATCTCTAGCGATACATTGGTTGATATTATTGAACAAGAAGCAAGTGAGGATGTATATCGTATTTCAGCTATGACGCCGATTAAATATCCATATTTTGAAACTTCTTTTTTTAGAATTTTATATGAACGCAGTTACATTCTAATTATTTTGCTTTTAGCACAGTCTTTATCTTCTATGATTATAAAGCGGTATGAAGTTACCCTTGCTGGTTTTTTGATGTATTTTATAACGATGTTAATCAGTACAGGTGGGAATTCAAGTAGCCAGACTTCAGCAGTTGTAATTCAAGGCGTCGCTTCTGGGCAAATTACACCGGGAAATATTTTTAAATTTCTTAGAAGAGAATTTTTTATGGCTATTTTGATGGCAATAATTTTAGGAGTTTTTTCATTTATTCGCGTCTATCTGACTTATGGCGATTTATTAGGAAGTTTTGCGGTAAGCCTATCGCTAGCTATAATTGTTTTAGTTTCAGTATTATTAGGCAGTGGTATACCTTTATTATTAAAAAAAATTAATATTGATCCGGCCTATGCAGCCGGGCCATTTTTAGCTACTATTATGGATATTCTTGGATTATTGATATACTGCTATATAAGTAAATTAATTTTATTTTAA
- a CDS encoding RluA family pseudouridine synthase: MASTQHSEPTHYQFIVPQETEPIRLDTFISKQLPNYSRTFIQKLIEDKHITINDKTAKPSTLIKSDDVINIHIPPVTPFYETELTAETKEKLNALGIEIVYTHPDFFIINKPAGVIVHKPSTKSNKLTLVDWLMFHAQELANVGHPERPGIVHRLDKDTSGLMIVPRNNYAHNIFSDMFKNRQIKKTYLAIVQGHPDPKGIIDLPIGRDPVTRNKMTVNGIKARPSKTNYKVIEYLKDATLVEAYPVTGRTHQIRVHFNAIGHPLIGDQLYGKKSKHIKRHALHATQLSFTYNNNLFNFTSEMPQDLRNLVDTLK; the protein is encoded by the coding sequence ATGGCAAGCACTCAACATTCTGAACCAACTCATTATCAATTTATTGTGCCACAAGAGACCGAACCGATACGCCTTGATACATTTATTTCAAAGCAATTACCAAATTATTCACGTACTTTTATTCAAAAACTTATTGAAGATAAACATATTACCATCAATGATAAAACGGCAAAACCAAGTACATTAATAAAATCAGATGATGTTATCAATATTCACATACCGCCGGTAACACCATTCTATGAAACTGAACTTACTGCAGAGACCAAAGAAAAACTCAATGCATTAGGCATAGAAATTGTCTACACACATCCAGACTTTTTTATTATTAATAAACCGGCTGGCGTCATAGTGCATAAGCCTTCAACAAAAAGTAATAAATTAACACTTGTCGATTGGCTCATGTTTCATGCACAAGAACTTGCAAATGTTGGTCATCCTGAACGCCCTGGCATTGTACATCGTCTTGATAAAGATACTTCTGGACTTATGATCGTACCAAGAAATAATTACGCACATAATATTTTTAGTGATATGTTTAAAAATAGACAAATAAAAAAAACATATTTAGCTATCGTACAAGGACATCCCGATCCTAAAGGAATTATTGATTTGCCGATCGGTAGAGATCCAGTTACCCGTAATAAAATGACCGTAAATGGTATCAAAGCACGCCCATCAAAAACAAACTATAAAGTTATAGAATATTTAAAAGATGCTACTTTAGTAGAAGCATATCCAGTTACTGGCCGTACCCATCAAATTCGGGTTCATTTTAATGCAATTGGCCATCCATTAATTGGTGATCAATTATATGGAAAAAAATCAAAACACATAAAAAGGCATGCGTTGCATGCTACGCAATTATCATTTACTTACAATAACAATCTTTTTAATTTTACGAGCGAAATGCCGCAAGATTTACGGAATTTAGTCGATACATTAAAATAA